A genome region from Erythrolamprus reginae isolate rEryReg1 chromosome 4, rEryReg1.hap1, whole genome shotgun sequence includes the following:
- the KCNE3 gene encoding potassium voltage-gated channel subfamily E member 3 produces MAFNQTEIWFQKLDGMLRLFNITLSRVEPCLRLEKTDQKGKDTNAYIYIVFIMLLFALTVGSLILSYTRSREADKANDPYHMYIKNRVTMI; encoded by the coding sequence ATGGCCTTTAACCAAACCGAGATCTGGTTCCAGAAGCTGGACGGGATGTTGAGGCTCTTCAACATTACCTTATCTCGTGTGGAGCCGTGTCTGAGACTGGAGAAGACTGACCAGAAAGGAAAAGACACCAACGCCtacatatatattgtttttattatgctCCTCTTTGCCCTGACGGTGGGCAGTCTCATCCTGAGCTACACCAGATCCCGAGAGGCGGACAAGGCCAACGATCCCTACCACATGTACATCAAGAACCGGGTGACCATGATTTGA
- the LOC139167181 gene encoding maestro heat-like repeat-containing protein family member 7, whose product MLLIRIGCRYEVTFMEKSQGWTMLRCSRDLLQGSTLLARAMLHFSCPEIIRVLDLLFSVLSKNTETHKPTIIAVFVELLHYQDIDQFPSEQIFDSLEEWTQNPSPDVRSLAMRALGILAIHPDKVEDVKVLMPTLLGSLEERDHGIILEAITALQNILKFMQRSDIVTLAEKLLPLFSATDAKVRSSAIGLFAELPSLVKKKEKYLIQEQVNQSLVPLLLHLQDEELEVAKGCQDALLRCFRFLGWSLPKKVGSKKAWHDHPLIPESLCRQISWKVKSIPAVLLQCLDHLQCPQVAIRRAATVFIGCVAQSADPVAITEENKDLMFISLSKLKHDSDPSVRVAAMEAMQMIQDACGGPSVTLRSQTHFNLDREERVFSQGHWEAPDPSLTHRWNPSSPVSHRIVTGFVRRRQSGPARQT is encoded by the exons ATGCTCCTCATCCGAATTGGGTGCCGTTACGAGGTGACGTTCATGGAGAAGTCGCAGGGATGGACGATGCTCCGGTGCAGCCGGGATCTCCTGCAGGGGAGCACCCTTCTGGCCAG AGCCATGCTACATTTTTCCTGCCCTGAGATTATCCGGGTCCTGGATTTGCTCTTTTCTGTCCTCAGCAAAAACACTGAAACACACAAACCGACCATCATTGCCGTCTTTGTCGAG CTGCTCCACTACCAAGACATCGATCAGTTCCCCTCTGAACAGATTTTTGACAGCCTTGAAGAATGGACCCAAAACCCCAGTCCAGATGTTCGGTCCCTTGCCATGAGAGCCCTTGGCATCCTGGCCATCCATCCAGACAAG GTGGAGGACGTGAAAGTCCTGATGCCCACCCTCTTGGGGAGTCTGGAAGAAAGGGACCACGGCATCATCCTGGAAGCCATCACCGCCCTCCAAAACATCCTGAAGTTCATGCAGAGGAGCGACATTGTGACTCTGGCTGAGAAGCTCCTTCCATTGTTTAGCGCA ACCGATGCTAAAGTGCGCAGCTCTGCCATTGGTCTCTTTGCCGAGCTGCCCAGTTTggtgaagaagaaggagaagtatCTCATCCAGGAACAAGTCAATCAAAGTTTGGTCCCTCTGTTGCTTCACCTGCAGGACGAGGAACTGGAGGTCGCAAAG GGCTGCCAGGATGCCCTTCTCAGGTGCTTCCGGTTTCTGGGTTGGTCCCTTCCGAAGAAGGTGGGCAGCAAGAAAGCCTGGCACGATCACCCTCTCATCCCAGAGAGCCTCTGCCGCCAAATT TCCTGGAAGGTAAAGTCCATCCCGGCCGTCTTGCTCCAGTGCCTCGATCATCTTCAGTGCCCCCAGGTCGCCATCCGGAGAGCAGCCACCGTCTTTATTG GCTGTGTCGCTCAGTCGGCAGATCCTGTGGCCATCACGGAGGAGAACAAGGACTTGATGTTCATCT cTCTTTCCAAACTGAAGCACGACTCCGACCCTTCGGTCCGTGTGGCCGCCATGGAAGCCATGCAGATGATCCAGGATGCCTGCGGGGGGCCCTCCGTCACGCTCCGGAGCCAGACCCACTTCAACCTGGACAGGGAAGAGCGGGTCTTCTCCCAGGGACACTGGGAAGCCCCGGATCCGTCCCTGACCCATCGCTGGAACCCATCGTCCCCGGTCTCTCACCGGATCGTGACGGGCTTCGTCAGGAGGCGACAGTCGGGGCCCGCTCGCCAAACCTGA